The Tepidisphaeraceae bacterium region GGTAGTAGACCGAACGGTGGCTGGACACGCTCACAGCACGATTGATTCGGTGACCCGTCTCCAATCCAAACGTAAGTTCATGCTGCTTCGGTCGATGAAAGGCTGGGTTGGGTGGTCGATGTTCGAGTGGTAAGTATATTTTCAGAAAAGGATTATGATTACCGGAATGGCGGGGTGTGGGACCTCTGAAGCAGCGTCGGCGGAAGGGATATACCGTTTATAGACTGAAAATGTACGATCGGTTTGCTTTTAGTCTAGGATGTTGTATGGTGTCGTTGTGTAGTCGGCGCCAAGTATGACCTCGTGGGGCACGCAATGCCGTTGCAAACTGATAACGACATTATTACGGGTGAGACCGCGGGGGGGCGAGCGTTGCGGTCGTTGCGCCGCTGGATTGAGGAAGGGTTGTTTGTGCCTGGCGGTCGCGTGCCGTCCGAAGAGGCGCTGTCCCAGCGGTTGGGGGTTGCGCGGATGACCGTGCGGGGGGCGTTAAGGCAACTCGAGTCAGAGGGACTGGTGCGGGTCGAAGGGCGGGGGCGGGTTCTCACCGACAAGGCCGGGCCGGTAGAGGTGCGGGGGATCATGGGCGACACGATCGCCATTCTCGCCGATCCTCCGTCGCCGGACGCGCCTCTGCGGCCGCAGCCGGGCTTCAGTCATCATATTAGTCTTGGTGCCGTCGAGGCGATCCGCGGTGCAGAGTTGCACGCCCTGACGTTGCAGCCCAACCGTTTGGACGGCGCGCGCCTGCGTCGCCTGCTGCACGAGCGCCCGCGCGGGGTGATCGCTTTTCGCTATGACGGCGGGTCGATGGCCCGTCGAGACGTGCTGAGCGCAGTGGTGGCCGCGGGTGTGCCTGCGGTTGTGTACGGGCACGATCCATCGGTCGACGAGTTCGACACGGTCAGTTCCGACCACGAGTCGGGCGAGTATCAGTTGACGCGATTCCTGATCGGTCGGGGTTGCCGCCGAATACTTCGATGTTGGGACTCTCCCGATACGCCGGGCCGGCTGGCTTGGGTCGCGCGCCGGGATGCTGGTTACGAGCGGGCGATGCGGGAAGCGCGACTCGATGTGTTGCCGCCACTGGGCTTTTCCAGGTCGCCCGATTACGGGATCGAATCGCTGCGCCACCGGTTCGAGACCACCAAGCGCCTTTTGGCGGGGTATCTGGCGGATCACCTCCTGGGGCCCAATCCGGTGGACGCGCTGATGGTGCTGACCGATGCGCAGGTCCTGCCTGTGGCCGCGGCCTGCCGCGTGCTCGGGAAGGATCCGCGTCGCGACGTGACGATCGTGGGCTACGACAACTATTGGTCTGGTGCCGCAGAGCGTGAGTGGGAGCCGACGGTCCCCGCGGCGACGGTCGACAAACTGAACCCGAAGATCGGTCGCGCCCTAGTGGACATGATTCTGGCCCGCGGACGTGGTGAACTGCCGGCGGGACCGCAGCACGCGCTGGTCGAGCCCGAGTTGGTGGTGGTCGAACCGGCGGCGGGAGACCGGACGGCTTGACGATCGCATTCGGACGGCGACCGGCTTGCTGGCCGCCAGTGCCCGTGGCGCCGTCATTTGAGTCCGGCTGGTTCCCTCGGCCCTCGCTCCGTGTCGAACATGTCGGACTGTGGGCATTAGTTATTTTTGATAGCCTCACCCATCAAATTGGGTGCGGCAAAGAACGAACCTCGGCCGATCTCACGGCTCGCGCGGCACGTCCTGCCGGTCCAACGGGTCCGGCTACTTGATAACGTCGGAAGGAGACACGTCATGTCACGCACCCCTACCTCGGAACATCGTCACGGCTTTACGCTCGTGGAACTGCTCGTCGTCATCGGTATTATCGCCTTGCTCATAAGCATTTTGCTTCCCGCGATGAACAAGGCGCGCATATCGGCCAGATTGTTGGTCTGCCAGTCCAACGCTCGGCAGATCGGGGTCGCGCTGCAGGCTTACGCGAGCGAACACCGGGGGTTCTTCCCTGCGGCACGCGGGCAGGATTACGAGCCTGTGCCGGGCGGTGAAGGCTACTCCTATAAGGGCACGGGCTGGGACGAGGCGATCGCCGGCAATCTCGGGACCCGCGTAACTTGGAACGTAAACGCGGCGCCACCGATCGGCGACGCCATGCGGGTCTGGCAGTGCCCGTTCGACGAGGAGCGTGGGTCGGCGCAGGGTGCGTCGCAGCGACGGTCGTACTGGTTGAACACCGGGAACCGGGCCGCGACGGCCAACACGAGCTCGCCGGCATGGGACGCCGACGAGGCGATCAACTCCGTGCGGATAAAGCCGTCGGGCTCCCGGATGTCGGGTCGCAGCGACATCGCCATTCTCGGCTGTCGCCGCAGCACGGCCGCCAGCATCTCCAACACCTTCGGCTACAACGCCAACAACCAGCCCGCCGAAAACTGGCCGTCGGAGAAGGGGAGCGCGACGGCACTG contains the following coding sequences:
- a CDS encoding GntR family transcriptional regulator; this encodes MPLQTDNDIITGETAGGRALRSLRRWIEEGLFVPGGRVPSEEALSQRLGVARMTVRGALRQLESEGLVRVEGRGRVLTDKAGPVEVRGIMGDTIAILADPPSPDAPLRPQPGFSHHISLGAVEAIRGAELHALTLQPNRLDGARLRRLLHERPRGVIAFRYDGGSMARRDVLSAVVAAGVPAVVYGHDPSVDEFDTVSSDHESGEYQLTRFLIGRGCRRILRCWDSPDTPGRLAWVARRDAGYERAMREARLDVLPPLGFSRSPDYGIESLRHRFETTKRLLAGYLADHLLGPNPVDALMVLTDAQVLPVAAACRVLGKDPRRDVTIVGYDNYWSGAAEREWEPTVPAATVDKLNPKIGRALVDMILARGRGELPAGPQHALVEPELVVVEPAAGDRTA
- a CDS encoding DUF1559 domain-containing protein produces the protein MSRTPTSEHRHGFTLVELLVVIGIIALLISILLPAMNKARISARLLVCQSNARQIGVALQAYASEHRGFFPAARGQDYEPVPGGEGYSYKGTGWDEAIAGNLGTRVTWNVNAAPPIGDAMRVWQCPFDEERGSAQGASQRRSYWLNTGNRAATANTSSPAWDADEAINSVRIKPSGSRMSGRSDIAILGCRRSTAASISNTFGYNANNQPAENWPSEKGSATALASMHPLKVPSRSLLFLDGRVTVIRWDEFGGSSARQVYMMYDHPGWNDGK